In one Strix uralensis isolate ZFMK-TIS-50842 unplaced genomic scaffold, bStrUra1 scaffold_351, whole genome shotgun sequence genomic region, the following are encoded:
- the LOC141938848 gene encoding scavenger receptor cysteine-rich domain-containing protein SCART1-like, which produces MGRDMHVQQCTLAEAENLFPGWAPEQYILTVLLPCDTFYPPAVPQQLKTPVETRGSPRDQPCTQANSAVVTCTQYTGFRLVNGSTVCAGRVEVQVLGTWGTLCASRWDLSDAHVLCRQLNCGFAESIPGGEHFGRETGPVWRDSFHCDGTEAHLQQCPVTTLGASQCSQGNTAAVICSGEFGSLRLVGGGSRCDGRVEIFQDGAWGRVLDDQWDVNEASVVCRQLRCGEAGTAYNPPKPERGTGPVGLRGVQCTGHEANLSLCNTSLPESVLAAGVVEDVGVICGGSQWLRLVNGAGRCAGRVEIYYQGMWGTVCDDGWDLSDATVVCHQLGCGGAVEAAGSARFGEGSGQIWLDGVNCSGTEAALWDCPAGPWGQHDCGHKEDAGVICSEFVALRLENSDGCSGRLRVFYNGTWGSVCSNSMTLNTVMLVCKELGCGDGGSLERRQPSGRESGPAWLDRVQCGERNSSFWQCPSTPWNPQSCQDLREETDITCNGNSDPPRGTPRNAPDPIGPVPQLHELHREKIRAMGGEDGCSGRVEVWHRGSWGTVCDDSWDIRDAEVACRQLGCGRAVSALREAVYTQDGNIPTPSSSHSRPSDQQRESLSSRRAQEPFLEAVYEEIGYSPALEKQARFGHSGSSSEQSLTQLQPYPGVSEDEDGLGSAPGHIFSLSPAPLSFQMSLSCPEITQKMVTMMPERFLIRGRERSGHHDVKVHVSHRNLVASVLLGKQLRHHLLAIATSAWLWTDLCLSDPTNTGVLGSRGGSYSSGSSEKLLEGPLAPSQIRIWPRPKQEQAAALKGGWKSEGRKGPRCCSLVLGGLQHAGVTHAGASSEE; this is translated from the exons atgggcagggacatgcaTGTCCAGCAGTGCACTCTGGCTGAGGCTGAGAACCTCTTTCCTGGGTGGGCACCTGAGCAGTACATCCTCActgtacttttgccctgtgacacGTTCTatcccccagcagtgccccaacaGCTCAAGACCCCTGTGGAAACAAG ggggtcccccagggaccagccctgcacccaggcaaacagcgctgttgtcacCTGCACAC agtacacagggttcaggctggtgaatggcagcacagtgtgtgcagggagggtggaggtccaggtgctggggacgtgggggacccTCTGTGCGTCCCGCTGGGATCTCTCAGATGCCCACGTTCTCTGTCGGCAACTCaactgcgggtttgctgagtccattcctggaggagagcattttgggagagagactggccctgtctggagagactcattccactgtgacgggactgaagcccacctgcagcagtgcccagtgaccaccctgggggcctcacagtgctcccaagggaacactgctgctgtcatttgctcaggtga GTTTGGATCCCTGCGGCTGGTGGGTGGAGGGAGCCGCTGCGATGGAcgagtggagatcttccaggatggggcgtggggcagagtcctggatgaCCAGTGGGACGTGAATGAGGCCAgcgtggtgtgccggcagctgcggtgtggggaggccgggacagcctacaaccccccaaagcctgagcgagGAACGGGCCCCGTGGGGCTGCGTGGGGTCCAGTGCACAGGGCATGAGGCCAACCTGAgtctctgcaacacctccctgcctgagagcgTGCTGGCGGCAGGGGTTGTGGAGGACGTGGGAGTCATTTGTGGGG GGAGTCAATGGCTCCGGCTGGTGAAtggggccgggcgctgcgcagggagagtggagatctactaccagggcatgtgggggactgtctgcgacgatggctgggacctgtctgaTGCCACCGTtgtctgccaccagctgggctgcggaggggcagtggaggcagccggctctgctcggttcggggaaggctccgggcagatctggctggatggtgTGAACTGTTCTGGGACcgaagctgctctctgggactgcccggctgggccctgggggcagcatgACTGCGGGCACAAAGAGGATGCAggagtcatctgctcag agttcgtggccctgaggctggagaacagtgacggcTGCTCTGGGCGTCTACGGGTTTTCTACAACGGGACATGGGGGAGCGTTTGCTCCAACTCGATGACTCTCAACACAGTGATgctggtgtgcaaggagctgggctgtggggatggaggatcccTGGAAAGACGCCAGCCCTCTGGTAGGGagtctggccctgcctggctggatcgcgtgcagtgtggggagagaaacagctccttctggcagtgtccctccactccctggaacccacagtcatgCCAAGACCTGCGAGAGGAGACTGACATCACCTGCAACGGTAACTCTGATCCTCCCAG GGGGACACCCAGAAATGCCCCTGACCCCATTGGCCCCGTGCCCCAACTCCACGAGCTGCACAG ggagaagattcgtGCCATGGGCGGTGAGGACGGGTGCTCgggcagagtggaggtctggcaCCGTGGCTCCTGGGGAACGGTGTGTGACGACTCCTGGGACATACGGGATGCCGAAGTGgcgtgcaggcagctgggctgtggccgtGCAGTGTCTGCCCTGCGTGAGGCTGt ctacacCCAGGATGGCAACATCCCCACCCCAAGCAG ttCCCACTCGAGGCCGTCAGACCAGCAGCGGGAGAGTCTCA gctccaggagagctcaggagcccTTCCTTGAGGCTGTGTATGAGGAGATTGGTTACAGCCCAGCTTTGGagaagcaggccaggtttggtcACTCAG gctcctcttcagagcagtccCTGACCCAGCTACAGCCCTACCCTGGGGTCAGCGAGGACGAGGATGGTCTGGGATCAGCACCAG GACATATCTTCTCACTgtcaccagctcccctctcctttcagatgtccttgtcctgcccagagatcACCCAGAAGATGGTTACGATGATGCCAGAGAGGTTTCTGATCCGGGgaagggaga GGTCTGGGCACCATGACGTGAAAGTCCATGTCTCACATCGCAATTTAGTTGCCAGTgtcttgctggggaagcagctgaggCACCATCTCCTGGCTATCGCCACCTCTGCGTGGCTGTGGACAGACCTGTGCCTCTCCGATCCCACCAACACAG GGGTTCTTGGTAGCAGGGGAGgcagctacagcagtggctcctctgagaagcttctcgaaggtCCTTTGGCTCCAAGTCAGATCCGCATCTGGCCAAGGCCAAAGCAG gagcaggcagctgcacttaAAGGAGGTTGGAAATCGGAGGGAAGAAAAggcccccgctgttgtagtttggtgctgggaggactacAACACGCAGGGGTGACACACGCCGGAGCATCTTCGGAAGAATGA